The Camelina sativa cultivar DH55 chromosome 16, Cs, whole genome shotgun sequence sequence AGAACGTTCGGGAACATATACTTTTTGAGGAGAGTAAGGTAAGAATCCCATGATGTAGTAGTTGTctaatcatgttagtatttttttttaatgattttaagttttaaactgATGGGTCGTGTGAGTTATTACTTAAACAAGTTTATCGTAGTAGTACAAAATTAGCCTAGGGAAGTAGAAAACACGATATACACAAAAACTGATTGGTAGAATTAtggatttttccaaaaagcAGTAGAGTCCAAAGTCCCGAACTCCCAAGTCTAAAAACGTGGCGGAAGACAAAAGTGCCACGTTGTGTTTGATGTCTTGTAGAGTGTGCTTTATGGACATAGTGACCCATGTGGCCGTGCGCTCCAGTCGATGCAACTTGGATTTAGCTGTATGAATTTATTATAGTAATTGTTAGAACTTATAGAATATGAAAAACATACATACTGGCATAGACGATTGTTGATTGTGTATTTGTGCTACTAACTTACTACTAACAAACTCAACACAAGAGAACATTCCAAAAGTTCCTCTGATCACACTACTCTCTccttcgttttttatttttttattttgttcatgaCAAAACTTGCGGGAACACCAACTTTATTGCCACGTAGTCCGTCCTAGTGAATTTAACAGCAAGTGGAGTGGGCTTTCAACGAACCTTTGGATCATATTAATGAGTCCAAATATCATGAAGCCCAACAGTGCCAAGGGGGTCAATTCAAACTCATCCTCCTAGTTAAGCTAGTCGTTCTTTCCAGAGATAAAAAAACTCCTACCTCCGGGCTTCGGGACGGGGTCATCTCCTTATCCTCGAGAGTTTTTCTTCAGGTAACAACAACTTCCATAtatcttgaattattattgtttatataagCAGTTCgtagttaaaaaaacaaaaaaagaaaaggacaatGTTGAAACgagaaacaacaataaaattgatttggttttagaGTAGGATCTGGGCGGACTTTCGGTTAAAATTggaataaactaaaaagaattgCGAACTTGATTTTTTGTATTAGATCTTTTGTGGAAAGTAGCTATTAAATTACATTGTTCTCATTGCTTTACagattttatctatttaaactTGAACCCTCAACTCACCGTTCTCGCCTCCATAAAAATCTTGCTCACGATCTCTTAACTTTATTCCGTGAACGACTCAATCTTGGCAACAGAATTCTCGTCTTGGGCTCGCTGCAGGCCCACTATCAGATCCGAATAATGTTTTCCTTAACGGACTTGTTATGGGCCTGCAGGTCGGccaaacccaacaccaacagaCAATGACATCTTCTTATAGGCTTCAATACCTCAAGAGCAATTTGATTAGTAGAGCTTGACATTTTTGACCTTTTAAGCTGATTAACTCTTGCTCCcctcttattcttttttaagCATTTGATCTCTTACATCCATAATACAGAAGATCGTTACCAGTCCTCGCTCGGCGATGCTGATTGATCTATTTTCAATTGTTTGGTTTAGCaactttttgttggttttgttaatATCCGATgatttggtgtgtgtgtgtgtgtctgtcaGTCAGATGATGATGTCCAAAATCAGATCAAGTATGCTAATAAATCTAGGGTTCCTTGTGTCtgtcttcatcgtcttcttcttggcGATTAATTGTGGAGGTGAATCACCGACGTGTTTGGCGGTCTACAAACAAGGCGGAGCACCAGCGGTTTTTCAATCACCCAAATGCCCTCGTTGGAACTGGGGCCCCCGACGAACTCCTACTACGACTGGTCTTTGCCATACGGCAGCCATCCAGGGTCGGAGAAATTACCAAGAGGATCGTCTTCTCTGTGCCCTTGATCTTCGCATTCCCTTTCCCCGTATGTACCTCCCCCGACCCCGAGAAGATCTGCTCTCGAATTATCTATTTTTCTAagaaaaattgttaattaaaactattgttgttgttgttgttgatgatggtaATTTGAGCAGGCAAGTCTGGAACCAAGGATGTTTCGGTTGGCATTGCAGCTGTTTTTGACGGTCATAATGGTGCAGAGGCCAGTGAGATGGCTTCAAACCTTTTGTTTGATTACTTTGCTTTGCATATCAACTTTCTCTTGGACGCTACTTTTTCTGCTATGACTAGCAAGTCCATTGGAAGATTACCTACTCATCCAGACCAGGGTCTTATTTTGCATGGCCTCCTTACTCACGATTTTAAATTGCAGTTGagttctttttcctttttggtttctctATCTTTTATCAAGTAGTCATTTTCCGAGATTTGTGGTTTTGTAATCTGTGGCTTGTCCTCCCCTCATTGTAGAGTCCCCATTTCCTTGCAGGTTTCCAGACTCGTTCCCACTTGATCTTGACGATTCTCTTCACTTGGATATCATCAAGGAAGCATTGCTGAGAGCCATCCATGACATTGATGCCACATTTACTAAGGTACAGTGCATATCTTCTTCTACTCATTCCCTCAAACTTTTCCTTTTCAGTATCATCATGATAAGGATATAGCCAGCCAcactttgttgtttttttcctccAGGAAGCATCTACCCGAAAGTTAATTTCAGGTTCAACGGCTACTGTTGCACTTATCGCAGATGGTCAACTTATGGTCGCTAGTATCGGTGACTCAAAGGCACTTCTGTGTTCTGAAATATTTGAGACTCCTGAAGAAGCTAGAGGTTTGCCAACATCTATTTCTACAACCAAGTTGCCTAATAACAAAATCATCCAGTATTTGTATtcatttataaacattttgttgCAATGGTGTTTGTTTATCGCAGCTACTTTGGTGAAGTTGTACAGAGAGCGAAGGCGCAATCGAGGCTCCTCGCCATCAAGGTTTTCTGACTTTAAACTGGAACATGGCAATGGGCTACTGCGTTTTATTGCCAAAGAATTGACAAATGACCATCACCCAAATAGAGAGGATGAAAAGATTCGTGTTGAGGCTGCAGGAGGTTACGTCACTGAGTGGGCCGGTGTGCCACGAGTGAATGGTCAGCTGACTGTCTCCCGTTCAATTGGTGACCTTACTTATAGAAGGTAGGCATTGCTTGTTGTATCTTGGTGTCTCTCTGTACCGATGATCATGATGATTTCTGAAATTCGTGTTTCTCTTAGTATACTTACTTTGAGAGATAAAGTGAGAGTTTTGATATCTATTTCAGTTACGGTGTCATCTCGGCACCCGAGGTGATGGACTGGCAGCCTCTACTGGCCAACGACAGCTACTTGGTAGTGTCATCTGATGGCATCTTTGAGAAGTTAAAGGTGCAAGAAGTTTGTGATCGTCTGTGGGaagtaaacaatcaaactaGCTCTGGAGCAGGAGTGCCTTCATACTGCTCAATTTCTTTGGCACACTGCTTGGTTAATACTGCTTTTGAGAAGGGAAGCATGGACAATATGGCTGCTGTTGTTGTTCCTCTAAAATCGAATCAAGTTACCCAGCTCCAAGGGAAGGAGCAGAGTATgaatgacaaaaatgaaaagattgcTGCAGCACTACCCAGTAACAACTGTGCGCTTCCATGTCAGTTTCTTTGATTACAATCAGCATCCTGGTTATGAAATGTAGAGTTTGAACTTCAATGATAGTCGTTCATACAATCTCATGTTTGGCTAATCAAGTTTTTGACTTTCAACAGTGCCTAACGGTATAAATTTGGGTCCATTGCAATCGAAACAGGCTCAGCCACTTGCAACGATGTTTAACAGGTTATTGGTAGGACCAATTGACACACTGTCACTATTCCCATATTCAATTTGTTCCTAAGGCATTCTCTGATAAATGATTGTGATATGCATTATCTCACTTTTATGTAtaacaattgattttgattgcaAGAATGAGTGGGCGGGTCAGCTCTACTTTTTTTCTATCAATCTTCACGAAAATTTGCATTATTGACCTGGAAAATGTTACAACTTATCTGATATGGGCCATGCTCTTATGCCAGGTTGAAGTTAAAAATGGAAGTTTTTGCCGCTTTTATATGTCAGAGAACCTTATTGGGGCGTCTCAAGGGAAACTGGATCATTTGAACGGTTACATGGGTGACTTACCTCAGGTTTTACCTGCATCTGCCGAGCCATTTTCTGGTAAATGAAAAATTTCTCAGTGGAATCCTCTTTTATACCAGAAATcttaatgttattgttttttggtTCCAGTCAACTATCATTTAGTTCTTTTTGGTgcatctgaattttttttttgataaaaaaggCTGGTGTTTGCCTTCTGGAACGGCTACCAACGAGAATCGAGATCAGTGTATCAATCCTGATAGCTTTGCTACTTTCCTTGGGTTACTTGAATCTGTACCGTTACATGGGTTTGGTGCTAGTAATGGGACGGATGAGATTCCATTTCCGGACTCAAGGTGCATTTCTTTTTCCTTGGGATTggtcagtttttttatttccggACTcaagtgtcttcttcttttcccttGGTATTGATAATTTATTCCTCTTTCACATCATCGTTGATGACTGAGATCCTTTTACTTGATCTTAGTAGTCCTGTGATTAGCTGCTACCTACACCGTATCATTTGTTCTTTCAAATTCTTGGTTTTTCTTCAGTGCACTTGGTAGTCATTGCAAAATTTTGGAGGGGAA is a genomic window containing:
- the LOC104748984 gene encoding uncharacterized protein LOC104748984 isoform X1, which gives rise to MLIDLFSIVWFSNFLLVLLISDDLVCVCVSVSQMMMSKIRSSMLINLGFLVSVFIVFFLAINCGGESPTCLAVYKQGGAPAVFQSPKCPRWNWGPRRTPTTTGLCHTAAIQGRRNYQEDRLLCALDLRIPFPRKSGTKDVSVGIAAVFDGHNGAEASEMASNLLFDYFALHINFLLDATFSAMTSKSIGRLPTHPDQGLILHGLLTHDFKLQFPDSFPLDLDDSLHLDIIKEALLRAIHDIDATFTKEASTRKLISGSTATVALIADGQLMVASIGDSKALLCSEIFETPEEARGLPTSISTTKLPNNKIIQYLYSFINILLQWCLFIAATLVKLYRERRRNRGSSPSRFSDFKLEHGNGLLRFIAKELTNDHHPNREDEKIRVEAAGGYVTEWAGVPRVNGQLTVSRSIGDLTYRSYGVISAPEVMDWQPLLANDSYLVVSSDGIFEKLKVQEVCDRLWEVNNQTSSGAGVPSYCSISLAHCLVNTAFEKGSMDNMAAVVVPLKSNQVTQLQGKEQSMNDKNEKIAAALPSNNCALPLPNGINLGPLQSKQAQPLATMFNRLLVEVKNGSFCRFYMSENLIGASQGKLDHLNGYMGDLPQVLPASAEPFSGWCLPSGTATNENRDQCINPDSFATFLGLLESVPLHGFGASNGTDEIPFPDSSYVLKKKFGRGAFGEVWLAFHWNCNQGDNGTSWNNEDVNTSKNGVHYDTDGPDNSFILKRIMVERGPIVYLSGLREKHFGELFLNAYNKSRSSSAGQTSSSKPASSELGLSEEGLKHIARYLEYFESRYNDIWLVFHHEGVSLSKLIYTVEEVENGSAGEKAEEASHGQILRPSKWWTWLKTTESGKEEMRRIIWQLLLGLKACHDRNITHRDIKPENMVICLEDIKSGRCLKGVPNGDHNFKTKMRIIDFGSALDEYTVKHLYGSTGPSRAEQTHDYAPPEAILNSSWHRGPTSLTLKYDMWSVGVVMLEMILGSPNVFEISSVTRALLDQHIRGWSENFKELAYKLRSFMEMCILIPGSSLKHGGASSKQGGISLASWKCSEEFLAEQIKSRDPLKIGFPNVWALRLVRGLLQWYPEDRLNIDEALQHPYFQPPPDY
- the LOC104748984 gene encoding probable protein phosphatase 2C 51 isoform X4, translated to MLIDLFSIVWFSNFLLVLLISDDLVCVCVSVSQMMMSKIRSSMLINLGFLVSVFIVFFLAINCGGESPTCLAVYKQGGAPAVFQSPKCPRWNWGPRRTPTTTGLCHTAAIQGRRNYQEDRLLCALDLRIPFPRKSGTKDVSVGIAAVFDGHNGAEASEMASNLLFDYFALHINFLLDATFSAMTSKSIGRLPTHPDQGLILHGLLTHDFKLQFPDSFPLDLDDSLHLDIIKEALLRAIHDIDATFTKEASTRKLISGSTATVALIADGQLMVASIGDSKALLCSEIFETPEEARATLVKLYRERRRNRGSSPSRFSDFKLEHGNGLLRFIAKELTNDHHPNREDEKIRVEAAGGYVTEWAGVPRVNGQLTVSRSIGDLTYRSYGVISAPEVMDWQPLLANDSYLVVSSDGIFEKLKVQEVCDRLWEVNNQTSSGAGVPSYCSISLAHCLVNTAFEKGSMDNMAAVVVPLKSNQVTQLQGKEQSMNDKNEKIAAALPSNNCALPLPNGINLGPLQSKQAQPLATMFNRLLVEVKNGSFCRFYMSENLIGASQGKLDHLNGYMGDLPQVLPASAEPFSGWCLPSGTATNENRDQCINPDSFATFLGLLESVPLHGFGASNGTDEIPFPDSSYVLKKKFGRGAFGEVWLAFHWNCNQGDNGTSWNNEDVNTSKNGVHYDTDGPDNSFILKRIMSDGDKTCICDVGITLVIRGWKKFSSVHCLLHKLLQLSGSCIN
- the LOC104748984 gene encoding probable protein phosphatase 2C 51 isoform X6; its protein translation is MLIDLFSIVWFSNFLLVLLISDDLVCVCVSVSQMMMSKIRSSMLINLGFLVSVFIVFFLAINCGGESPTCLAVYKQGGAPAVFQSPKCPRWNWGPRRTPTTTGLCHTAAIQGRRNYQEDRLLCALDLRIPFPRKSGTKDVSVGIAAVFDGHNGAEASEMASNLLFDYFALHINFLLDATFSAMTSKSIGRLPTHPDQGLILHGLLTHDFKLQFPDSFPLDLDDSLHLDIIKEALLRAIHDIDATFTKEASTRKLISGSTATVALIADGQLMVASIGDSKALLCSEIFETPEEARATLVKLYRERRRNRGSSPSRFSDFKLEHGNGLLRFIAKELTNDHHPNREDEKIRVEAAGGYVTEWAGVPRVNGQLTVSRSIGDLTYRSYGVISAPEVMDWQPLLANDSYLVVSSDGIFEKLKVQEVCDRLWEVNNQTSSGAGVPSYCSISLAHCLVNTAFEKGSMDNMAAVVVPLKSNQVTQLQGKEQSMNDKNEKIAAALPSNNCALPLPNGINLGPLQSKQAQPLATMFNRLKLKMEVFAAFICQRTLLGRLKGNWII
- the LOC104748984 gene encoding uncharacterized protein LOC104748984 isoform X2, which codes for MLIDLFSIVWFSNFLLVLLISDDLVCVCVSVSQMMMSKIRSSMLINLGFLVSVFIVFFLAINCGGESPTCLAVYKQGGAPAVFQSPKCPRWNWGPRRTPTTTGLCHTAAIQGRRNYQEDRLLCALDLRIPFPRKSGTKDVSVGIAAVFDGHNGAEASEMASNLLFDYFALHINFLLDATFSAMTSKSIGRLPTHPDQGLILHGLLTHDFKLQFPDSFPLDLDDSLHLDIIKEALLRAIHDIDATFTKEASTRKLISGSTATVALIADGQLMVASIGDSKALLCSEIFETPEEARATLVKLYRERRRNRGSSPSRFSDFKLEHGNGLLRFIAKELTNDHHPNREDEKIRVEAAGGYVTEWAGVPRVNGQLTVSRSIGDLTYRSYGVISAPEVMDWQPLLANDSYLVVSSDGIFEKLKVQEVCDRLWEVNNQTSSGAGVPSYCSISLAHCLVNTAFEKGSMDNMAAVVVPLKSNQVTQLQGKEQSMNDKNEKIAAALPSNNCALPLPNGINLGPLQSKQAQPLATMFNRLLVEVKNGSFCRFYMSENLIGASQGKLDHLNGYMGDLPQVLPASAEPFSGWCLPSGTATNENRDQCINPDSFATFLGLLESVPLHGFGASNGTDEIPFPDSSYVLKKKFGRGAFGEVWLAFHWNCNQGDNGTSWNNEDVNTSKNGVHYDTDGPDNSFILKRIMVERGPIVYLSGLREKHFGELFLNAYNKSRSSSAGQTSSSKPASSELGLSEEGLKHIARYLEYFESRYNDIWLVFHHEGVSLSKLIYTVEEVENGSAGEKAEEASHGQILRPSKWWTWLKTTESGKEEMRRIIWQLLLGLKACHDRNITHRDIKPENMVICLEDIKSGRCLKGVPNGDHNFKTKMRIIDFGSALDEYTVKHLYGSTGPSRAEQTHDYAPPEAILNSSWHRGPTSLTLKYDMWSVGVVMLEMILGSPNVFEISSVTRALLDQHIRGWSENFKELAYKLRSFMEMCILIPGSSLKHGGASSKQGGISLASWKCSEEFLAEQIKSRDPLKIGFPNVWALRLVRGLLQWYPEDRLNIDEALQHPYFQPPPDY
- the LOC104748984 gene encoding uncharacterized protein LOC104748984 isoform X3, with translation MLIDLFSIVWFSNFLLVLLISDDLVCVCVSVSQMMMSKIRSSMLINLGFLVSVFIVFFLAINCGGESPTCLAVYKQGGAPAVFQSPKCPRWNWGPRRTPTTTGLCHTAAIQGRRNYQEDRLLCALDLRIPFPRKSGTKDVSVGIAAVFDGHNGAEASEMASNLLFDYFALHINFLLDATFSAMTSKSIGRLPTHPDQGLILHGLLTHDFKLQFPDSFPLDLDDSLHLDIIKEALLRAIHDIDATFTKEASTRKLISGSTATVALIADGQLMVASIGDSKALLCSEIFETPEEARATLVKLYRERRRNRGSSPSRFSDFKLEHGNGLLRFIAKELTNDHHPNREDEKIRVEAAGGYVTEWAGVPRVNGQLTVSRSIGDLTYRSYGVISAPEVMDWQPLLANDSYLVVSSDGIFEKLKVQEVCDRLWEVNNQTSSGAGVPSYCSISLAHCLVNTAFEKGSMDNMAAVVVPLKSNQVTQLQGKEQSMNDKNEKIAAALPSNNLPNGINLGPLQSKQAQPLATMFNRLLVEVKNGSFCRFYMSENLIGASQGKLDHLNGYMGDLPQVLPASAEPFSGWCLPSGTATNENRDQCINPDSFATFLGLLESVPLHGFGASNGTDEIPFPDSSYVLKKKFGRGAFGEVWLAFHWNCNQGDNGTSWNNEDVNTSKNGVHYDTDGPDNSFILKRIMVERGPIVYLSGLREKHFGELFLNAYNKSRSSSAGQTSSSKPASSELGLSEEGLKHIARYLEYFESRYNDIWLVFHHEGVSLSKLIYTVEEVENGSAGEKAEEASHGQILRPSKWWTWLKTTESGKEEMRRIIWQLLLGLKACHDRNITHRDIKPENMVICLEDIKSGRCLKGVPNGDHNFKTKMRIIDFGSALDEYTVKHLYGSTGPSRAEQTHDYAPPEAILNSSWHRGPTSLTLKYDMWSVGVVMLEMILGSPNVFEISSVTRALLDQHIRGWSENFKELAYKLRSFMEMCILIPGSSLKHGGASSKQGGISLASWKCSEEFLAEQIKSRDPLKIGFPNVWALRLVRGLLQWYPEDRLNIDEALQHPYFQPPPDY